Part of the Apostichopus japonicus isolate 1M-3 chromosome 18, ASM3797524v1, whole genome shotgun sequence genome, tcataacattataacattttttatcaaaacaTCACATTCATCGGTTTAAGTTGCCACTTTTGCATTAAATCAGTCTTCTTAAGGTGAAGTTGGAACCTTGCCATAGTTATGGTTCAGATCAATTGAATGCACAGTATCATAAATATGTGTGCCATGACAACACACATATGTGGCTATGGCATCtcatatatctatatgtgtGCTGTGACATTAAATATATGTGATAATACATATGTGTgtgctatgacatcacacatataTGTGGCTATGGCAtctcatatatgtatatgtgtgctGTGACAATACATATACAGTGTGCTATGACAACACACATTTGTGACTATGACaacacacatatgtatatatgtgtgctGTGACAATACATATGTGTGACTATGGCATCATCTATACATGTAATTGATTCAAGGTCACTGAATAGAGAACTTACAAACAGTAATAATTTCCATACCtcaaaaaatgatttcattactTATTTTGCTCTCCTTTCCATACCTATCTCCAGTTTAAGTATGCACTTTCCTCATCTTCCTTAATCTAGAtgtaaatttcaccaggatatgtatttaatatatatatagtaggttCCCTTTAATGGAATACAGTCAGAaagttaaacaaataaaaaattaccACTGGAGGATCATTttaaaagggggaaaaaaaggataggaaaacaagaaatataaaacaaaacacattactttaaataaaataaattttaaaatttacaaaatattccaTCCCCTACAGATATTAAGATTTGTTATCGTTATTTAGACTTATTTGAGAGAAGTGGGAAACAAATTCATATTTAGCATTCAATTTTGTTGAAAGTAATAATTAGACAAAGCCAACAATTCCttataatatttattgttttttatttttccttgtTCTTTTTAACTTTGCGATGGCCAGATAAAAAACGAATAAACAGTCGCTGTGCCTATGGGTTCATCTAGGTTATATCTGTGAGTGGGTTGTATAGGCCTATCAAATCTCATTAATTCAGTATTTTGATCATAAAGTGCTGTAGCTTCACAGCTGGGCAGCTCAGCATGTGGAATGGTATAAATTTCGGTAGATTATGCCAAAGATCTCAAATATCGcccttaaagttaaaaaaacacatatttagACATAATAAAGCTGCATGAAGCATTGGGTAGAAACTTCATTTTTTAGATTGTCTTAGCAAGGAACTTCAAGTTTATTCGATTTAAACTTTCCACAGTGAATTGGGTTTGAGGTTTAGAGGGATGGGGCTGGGTGTGTTGGATGGGATGTGGTTGAGGTTGGGAGAGGGTGCAGGGAGACAAAAGTGATGAAAAATGCCAATGTGCAAAGTTATTCTGTAAATAGTATTTAGGGCATTATCCACTTcctgcccccttcccccatccccaaccctTGGTGTCGCCTTTCCAGAATGAATGGTATTTTCCATAGCCATATAATCATGAAGTTCTGTTCACATAGAATGTGCCGATAAGGAAACATTTTACTGATTCATATGGAAATATACTgtatgacaataataataatatgtccTCTGTTGCTTTCCCCCCTGCCTggcccaacccccaccccctcacccaccaCCTTCCCCCCTTGCCCCTGCCTTTACACTGTCCTTAATAATGTATTTCCTCGAGGTACTAGACTTGTAAGAAAGTTCTTTCATGTAAACATCTAGCAACTGTTTTTTGTGTGTCAACAACATTTGGACAGTGTGATGCAAAATCTTTGGGCTTCTTGGTAAAATAATCCTTGGTTTCACTTCCTTATTTAGATCGTCAAAGATGAAAAACAATTCGAAACTTAATTAATCTATTTAAATATTAGATTGAACGTATCAAAGTAACTGCAGACGTCAAAGTTAGTTTTGGAGTAGCAATCGGAACAAGAACAAGAGAGTCTGTTTCTTTGGAATAAATTTATGgctacacttttttttttttaagattatttattattatttgttatgtttACTGCTTCAACAGTTGGATTAAAGAGAGGGGAAGGTTGTCTTTTGCTTGTATAGTACAGTGTTACAGAACTGCAGTTGAAATGAGAAAATTACTTacgaaattgatttttttttttcttttcttatttcacTTTTGGCTAGCTATTAACTCTCAATgggtacggtggcttaatagggacatatgaaaaaaaaaaatcgaaatgaaaaaaaaaaaaaaaaaaaaaaaattagatttGAGGACACTCCCCCCCATGTCCCCCTTTAACAGCTGGTGACCAccgatgacctttgacccctatGAAACTACTGTAGTAGAGTCTTTCTACTCAAATGCTATGAAGATGAATccacatactaagtatgaaattATCCATCGGGTACTCTCTGAGTTTTTATTCCGATGAGTTAAGCCACGTGCGTCACATACAGCACAgtgctcatgaatatgcaaatacaGACATACCACCTGTAAAAGTTTAAAGTTACCTTCCCCTCATGGCATAAAAAAATGGTTGTTTGTTCAGTCGATGACgagaatatatttaaatacatgGTAGTTCCATGTACTGTAAGATTTTCAACGTATTACACAACTATAAATAACTCCACTCAGATTGTACAGTATATCTCGTTACAGTCCTTTTTAATTATGCAGTGTACCTCAGTGCATACAAGCAAAGTTCCTTCAGCCTCTGTGGCATGTACGTGCCTTTTAATATCTACGGCACAGTAGATGCAAATTTTAGCGAGAATTATTAATGCCTTATAAACATTGATATTTTCCGAAGAGTTTATGCACGATAAAAGATTGATGGCATTTTCACGGTGGCATTTAATCGTGACAAAAATAATGTAAGATAATATTTCCCCAAATATTGTGTGATGCAATATCTCTTTATGATTGATTCATTTTTGGAAGAACTGAAGTCATTAAGACCTGTCAGAATTGTTTACAAATTCATTGTTTCTGATCAAATTTTGACAACATCCATTCTTTCCAGTTTCGTTTTTCATTACTCGAGGAGAAATTAATAACGCAATGGATTGTGTGATTAAAGTTTCTGCATTAATCTGAAAAATTTCAGCCAGCACTAGTTTTCCCCATTTATTGTTTCATATTCAAACAGATACTAACCTGCCACCTACTGTAAATAGCTATGGGTGAGGCAGTAATATGGGGGGCCTTCCTAAaaccattttcattatttttctaAATTTATAGCgcaataaaacagaaaaaggtAAGGTTGtatacaaacagaaaaatgaaatattaaaagtagGGAAAAAGATGTAAAAGATTGCATCATTTGGCATCTAACCCTCCTGAGATAagcaaaaatttctcaaagggaaaGGGGAAGACCCCCTTCCCATTAGATCCTCCCCCAGGGTGGCAAACCTGCATTGATGtgttccccttcccccccccaatcaGTTACTCTGGCCCCAGACCTGTCTGTACAGTTTGACATATCCTCATCCTGGCAATGAACTGTAGATAGGGAAATGTTgacttttggggggggggggatgcaggCTTGAGGTCTTATTGGGTCGGAGTGTCCAAAGACCTGTACTGTATAATTCATTGTTAAACCTGGGTATTAATTTACTTTAATGGGGTTATACTTCCTCGATTAATCAGAACATGGATTTTAACAGAAATGATTAAAGTTTGCCTAGTGCATATTCTTAAATTACATTACGAAGAGCGTATTGTAGTactttgttaaaaaatattattgaaGTTTTACATACATAAATGATTAAAAACGGTAAAGATGataattttcatgttaaatatttattaaattcatgttttgtatataaataatattaaccaaatttgaatattcaacagtacATTGTAacgaaaaagacaaaaaaacttAAGaagtacaaaaatcaaaatagTAACTCAATCTTTGTGGAATAAAATGATAATCATTGTGAGGATTCGTAAAGAAGACAAAGATGATGTCTGTTGACCTGAAGACAGACCTtgaaaccataaaaaaaaataaaaataattctgTCAAAAGTGTAACATGCAAAAAGCATTAAGTGTTAGAGAAACATCACGCTTTGCTTGGATCCTCACACCACCGTTTGTTATCTCTtggtttaattaataattaattgacAGGTAAAATGCAGAATATGCATTGAATTTAGTCTTGTTGAGGAGAAATGTTATCGTTTTGTAGTTTAGTATACCTCTAAATATATGGGGAAGTTTTaccaatgaatattcatcgtAGAGACACTCGTTCTTAAAATACGAGCATTTCATGTGTCTCGTGCATCCACCTATtgtctagatatatatatttctatcaaCCAGAGAttaaataatgtaataaatcCCACACCATTATTTCTAGCTGAATATACAACCCCTCTCTCTTTCCAATGgaagaatatttcatttctggACAGAATCTactattaattaaaataatttacataattaatatgaattaaaaataattacaaatttaatttgaaaaaaaaaatgcattaatctctttatttcattttgcattCTCATAAAAGTATTACTGGTCTAGATTTTTGTTGTGTTCTTAAATGACAGTACTACAGAGTCTCGACGCTCTCAGAAAATATTTAAGTCAAGTGAACAATTCTGTACAAGCTCACAGATTGTTTACCATTGGAATACCAAATGTTCAGACTACTGtacaatactatactgtataccAATTTTCAGTGTGGTAGACATTTTGTTACAGTATACCCTCCATGCACGCATTCATGTGCAGCTTCATTAAGGTTTTGGCTGATTCCCTCGAGTTTTTGGCAGAAGTGTGAAGTCTCGTgcatgtttaaaatttaaataatctGATAAATAATAGACGAGATAGTGAACATGGCCTATAGATGCTTGGGAATTTGATTTCATTACTTTTCCTGattataaatattgatattgcACTTGTTTGCACTGTATAATGAATATTTTATCATGGAATAAGTTTATCtgatgtatttatatatatatatatatatatatatatatatatatatatatatatatatatatatatacatatatatatatataaatcagcTTCTATGtagcaaaatatttcaaaatgggCAATTTTGCATTGCTTGGAAGATTGGCAATAATCTGCAAataggtaatatactgtacatacaaagATGTATGTTTCATGTGTTTCAGATTTCAGAAGAACAAAAAAGGAACACTATTATTCCCTATGTAAAGAAAGttacaaaaaggaaaatttatttcaaaatgtttatatCTGCCATCTATGTATGTAAAAATCAGGAAAATAagaccaaaaagaaaaaaaaaattaaaaaaaataaagaaaaaaacattataaaacaagtaaaaaaggaaagaaaagaagtgTATGACAAGCACATGTATacttatgggggggggggagggggccgGGGCTGTAGTACCTATGGAAGTACAATGTTTACAGGTGAAGTTTCAGACAGTTGACCCCATGGGACCAGGTACATAATCCAAAGTTATACCAAAGTACTGTCTGTAATTTATAAAATATGTCCTAGTAGAAAATTGAGCCCCTTGTAGCTCTAACTTTGACTTTTAATATATCTGTAAAATATCCTGTATTATGTTAAACTtagatttaattttaataattgattTCATTTCTCTAAGATTTCATCAGTACTGAACAATATGAAATCTAACAGGTTCTCAAAACATGGATCTGAACTATTGATctcacattttaaattttttccgCCATGATAAAAATGCCAAAAGTAATAACAATTAATTTCAGGTTCTTTTCTGTAGCACTGTTATAACCATCAAACCCAGCCAGAGGTATACATGGTGTGCCTGGTGGTAGGATAGTATTTTACTATGTAATATATTAATGAACCATTTGTCTTTAgttccaaaataaaaaaaagtgaagaaaagTTGCATCAGATGGCTTTTTCGCATTTGCAATTATATCTTTAGATGACATTGAAAATGCATAGAGGCCTATAAATGATCAAAACCATATTGAAGCAATGTGCATTAATTTTGTAACTTAAATTAACTatatcaaaacgtcaggccaacttacttttacacattctattacacaggctctctagtggataagcagtttgctaacagttttattttatttttattttaaattaactATAAACACACAAAACAGAACCTGAAagaaaaagtgataaaaaaagACCCCCCCTTCCATtgtacaccaaaaaaaaaaacccccatTAAACTCAAggtattttttattataaagcCTGGGTAAAATGTGAtgaatatacatactgtatatattcgTCTGGTCCAGAAAAGGAAGCTGATAAATAATGTATAATTGAATAACCCCTTTTTATTTCAAGTAAATATTGCATGAAAGCCTAAAGACTATTAAAGTTTAGTTTATCCCTTATTAAGTAAGGCCAATTAATATCATATCTGATagcatatattttataattaataGCATATCTGATagcatattatatataattgatagCATATATCTGATagcatattatatataattccaTTTGCACAGTAACACTTTTTAAGGTAACATATTTCTGTTTCTGACTTTCTACAAATGGGGCaggttttctttttatattccaCATTTATTCCTCCAGAAGTAGCAGCAGCTTTCATGTGATTTGTTGCACATTTGACTTTGTGAGACACCTTTGCCAAATTCATGCTTCTAAGGCTCATGATTATTTTTGTAATGGGTTGAAATGTCTACAACACTTTTTACTGCttgtatgcatacatacatacagcctGTATTACACAATGTATACTTTTTATATGATTTTATGCAGTTTGCTGCATAGGAAACACTCTTATCCTAAATCTTCAATCACATATAAACCAGGGACCAGAATGTGCTCAGCTGTCTTTTATTTATGCATAAGCTTTGCCAGTGTATTTTCAGGTGACCAATTCCCCCGAGGTGACCAAAATCCCATCAAGTGACCAGCTGCCTCTGATATGCTAATTTCGTACAGTATTATGTATTTCATTAAACTTGTATGATTACCTCTTCTGCACAAATACTCGATGGTGAGCACTATGTTACACTCATTTAATCCACTTCACGCAGAATGTACTACGTTTTCTAAGTGAGTAATTGTATAGATACAGTATAGTGCTGGCTACCTTGATGTAGGTGACTTTGATCTAATGTGAGAATTGATATTCCAAGGAGAAATAGTTAGTTGTCAAGGTGTCCGACCCTCCGATGAACCATGATGTGATCACAGCTCCTGGGTATTCTGGAAAAAGTCAGGAAAAATTTTGGAAAAGAGAAGAACCTACTTTACAGGTCTCCAAACTTTTGAAGGTTATGCTTGGAAAAGTGAGGAAAACTCTTGATTTGAACACTTTTCcttattgttaaattttcatatttacttcgctcctcgcttacctgtctcctcacaaccttagcacctcattctactgtgcctataaagtcctggtaaacaAATAACACTGTgggccctctatgaccggaccccccttccggtccctcctcctttttcattctaccattccacGGTTTTGGTAAAAAATTTGAGGCTACGACATGCCATGTTTGTGGGTTGATGGTGCTTTGAAAGTCTTCCTGACCAGTCAAAGTCACAGATAGGGGTTGGGTTTAATACTATGCCATGCAAAGGTGATTTGTACTGCTTCCAAATAaatagtatataaataaatattatggtCAACTGGTTTGACTGAGCTCAGGTTGTGATACACACAACAGAATTTTCCAGTGAGTCACATGGCACATACCATAaatgttgccatggcaatgAGCACCTCAGTAAATAAACAACCAAGGCCTAGGTATAGAGCTGATACTCATTTAGTGTGTTAGTACTAGTACTCAAAAGGTATCCTATATCTCCAGAGACAGTTATTCAACATGTCAAGTACCACAAGGAATCCATCAGGCGTGGCCGCCATGCGAGCCGTTCTGGGCTCCAGCAGGTCGATTGAAAGACATCCACTAAATCGGTTCTCGTCCAAGTTGATGATTTGGactttcttctccttctcgtCAAAGACCAGCAAATGGCCGCCCGCTGTTAGAGCTACCGCGCCTGGCTCCGCCATCTTATCCTTTGACCGAAGGTCTTTCACATACGTTCCTTTGGCGTCGATCTCTTGGACTCTGCGATTGCCGTGCTCACTGATAAAAATATGGTTCTCGTTGGTAACGCAAATGTAATACGGTTCCTTAAATTCCCCCGGCTTGGTACCTTCTTTTCCTACTTGCAGTTCCACTTTCCCATTTTTGTTGAGAAGCTGTAAAAGGCTGAGGTGACGGTCGATGACGGCGATGTTTCCGTTAGACGTGAGAGCCATGTCAGTCGGTTGCGTGAGATTCTGAATGCTAAATGATCCTGTCTTTTGGCCATCATGGGTGTATGACATAACTTCCATCCTCCCCTGGAAGAGAACCACAACTTGTTGAGAGTCGACGGCCAGAAAGCTCGGTTCCTGGTGATCCACCGAGAACGATGAGAGGTACTCTCCCGTCGTCGCAAATTTCTGAATCCTGGCGTTCTCGACCGTGTCCGCCACGAAGATGTCTCCGTTCGGGGAAACGGCGACGTCGGTCGGGCTGAACATCTGGCCCTCTTTAGATCCCCTGCTTCCGATCTGTTCCTTCTCCTGAACGGGGACCACCTGTTGGACCAGAGTCGGTCCGTCGTGCAGTGAGACGCTTATCTCGTGATCGCCCGGCTTCAGCGGGAagaatctaacattgtatctgGCCACGCCCATCTTCTTCTCGGTGCACCCGATGATGCTACATCTGGTCTCTTTGTTCTCCGGGTCTCTGACGCTGATCCCGAGCATCTGAGGAGTCAGGGTGGTGGCGGCGCATTCGGTGGAACTGTCCTCGCTCGTCCAGTTCAGCTCGTAGTCGGACGGAATCTCAAGCGTGAAGATGCACGAGCCTCCCAGAAAGGCACTTTTGACGTGTATCCTGACGAATCGTGCGTGCACCTCCAAGGGCCCGGGCTTCAGAGGCACGCCGGACACCTTCACGTGCAGTCTGTGCCTTCCCAGTTCGTTGGGCACGAACGTGACGTTGTACGTTCCGTTCCGACAATCCGCTATGTTACATTTGGAGACGTTCCCGCTCGGGGCCTCCAGGAACGCCACGATGTCGTCGCGGCCCTTCCTGCACTCGTTGCCGTGCTTGTCGATGGCTTTGATCTTACCGGTGCACCTCGCTTTCACCAGGGCAGGTCGACAGCAAGCTACAGTTCTAGATGGGTCTGCCTTCCCTGCATAAACCAGCCCTAGATTACTGACTACCTGGGTGAATTTCTTCCTGGCCTCCGTATCTGCCAAGCTGAGATTAATTTCAGGACTGTTTTTAATCTTTCGTAAGAGGTGTTTCTTCCGATGGGGTAATCTCTGAATAGCATTCATCTCAGAACCTTTCATGTTAACCTCCCCACCGTCCATGCCTAAATCTCGTAGTCTGGGGGAATCGATTTCAAAATCGTCCTTCTCCTCCTGTTCATCGTCGTTTGAATTGTTATCGGAAGCCCCCTTGGCTAAAAGACCGAGCTCTGCCTCGGATATTGAAAACAGGCTCCTCTTGGATGGTGATTCCGAAGCGAGCAATTTAGTCCGCTGAACATTGAGGTGGCTGGAAATCTTCTGACAGTTGTCATCAAGCTGTGCCATCAGTTGTCTCTCTCGAGCATCAAGTTTTTCTCTGCAGTAATGGAAAAATGCTCTTATctgagaagaaaagaaaaaaagagattgAAAACGAAAGAGAAATGTAAATTATGTGACATTTTCCAGAGTTGCATGAATAGCAGCTCAAACATGGGAGGTAATAAATTTTGCAGAACATGGCTTGGACATACGagagtaaataaaaaaaaactgaaatgaatTGGAAAAGGGGAAAGGATTGATCTTGATGCAAGGATATTTATACTGtagtaaaaaataatgaattcaGGGAGAGATGATTGCAGTATTTGATGGATTATTATcgcatgtacagtatgtatgtaggGTGAACTGTGAATAGACACGCTCAGTTCGTGAATACCTAATGTTGATAGTACGAGACAAGGTTAGTTGTGACAGATATTGGTTAGGATGAGGGAGGGaggagtggggaggggagggaggggaggggtgggggaaggggaggggagaggactGCAAGCATGTTATCATTTTGGCAGGCTGTAGGTAGGTTTTTCTTTCTGCAACAATTTTGGATAATTGTGCATAAAAGtgcatatatacatttagacGGAGGTAGGTAAGCATAATCATCACTTATAAAATGCCCTGAACCAGTGACTGTCGGCGACATTCTACCGTAAGAAGGTATTACCTCGTTTCTGACTACACTGACATTGTCTTGCAATCTGTTTTCGGCCTTCTCCAAATCTTCAACCCAGCTCTCCTTCATGGCTGTTGCAAGTATGCCTGGTTCACGTGGAGGGCTGGGTGGAGCCACCGAAGCCATGATCTGTTATACCTCTGAACGAACCCCTTTGGCTGATCTGAAATGAGGAAAAGGAACAgagaaatattgataaaattCATGTGCCTTgaaaaataatttgataaaGTTCAATTATAAGATTAGTCCAGTGGTTAATTGCATTTCGTACTGTAACAGAAATGACCTGTAATGATGTTTCCGGCCTGTATATTATCCATTTCTTACTGTGACAGATATAAGCTGTAATGATCATGGGGGAATGTATATTATCTCTTCCTTTGTTGTGATAATACCTTTGAAACATGATGACCTGAAATTGGTAAATGAATTCATGTTGTTTATGATATTAATTTGTTCATTGTTTGACTAAGTCTGTAAGCAGTAAAAGATAAAATTTAGACAAGAGCATGTGTTTTGGTCACACTGTATTGAACTCAGAGGTACTGTATGGCTATTGGTCAGTTATTAATGCCTGCTGGCAGAAAATTGCCAGTTTCCTCTTTTTCCCCACTGCAGGGCTAAGGCAAACTCCACTAGCATTCTGCCAGTCAGTAGCTCAATCTTCTCAGCCTTCACAAATCATGCTAattgaatatttgaataaatCCATCGTTATTAAAgtcatttgcatattaaacaATGTAATATCTCCCAGAAGGTTTAAGTCAGCTGTGTGTTTGTATAAACTATTAGCATACAAAGgattgaaaataaaacttaaagaTATATGTAGATATTTGTGACCATAATTGGAGCTTACTAAAATTCCAAGGACTGCAAGGTCATTGGTATTATCACACACTTTCATTGCCCCCAAAGTTGCTATAAGTTGTGCTGTGAAAACTgcttaaaaaaatctttcaaacttacgtaattaaaaatataatgttTATAGAGATCAAAAACCAATTCCGGTTGAATTACAAGAACTGCGCTCTGTATCACTATGAATTGAGTTACTACTTTATCTACCCAGCTCTTAGTTGGTGCtgttacagtatatgtacaTTATTACACTGTATTCACTGTCTCCTAACACATTGGCAGTCTTGCTCTATCCATGtgtagagtgaactggtaaccatGGTAGCACCTTACACCCCCCTAGGGGACGTAGCACAGAAGGTGCAACATTGAAATATGCTTGTGGTCGACCCGACCTAGAAGTTGGAACTTTACCACTTCTGTGCACAGCTTGAATCTTGTGCAGTAATACTGTATGTTCACACTGTATATTTTCAGTGtgaaatatcaacatttaaagaTAATaccccaaaatatgctaaacaCATAGAAATGGTCACCGTAATCGAATATTATGACCATACTTTAGCTGGGGACTAAAGGGTTTTATTCACAAGTTTCTGAGTTTAATACTAAACTAATTAAATTCACCACAATGTTTGTTAACCATTAATTAGGATAAGAACGTTATAAAATGAGGCTTTTGTAAACTGTTAGCAGCTTTAAtcagataaaacaaaatttagggaatatataaaacaatgatatatatgtgtaaagaAATTTAAGATCTTTGATATGCAGCTTACAAAGTTATGATTAGACCTCATGGTTAGCATTAAATTCACCACAATGTTTGTTAACCATTAATTAGGATTAGAACGTTATAAAATGAGGCTTTTGTAAACTGTTAGCAGCTTTAAtcagataaaacaaaatttagggaatatataaaacaatgatatatatgtgtaaagaAATTTAAGATCTTTGATATGCAGCTTACAAAG contains:
- the LOC139959097 gene encoding uncharacterized protein; the protein is MASVAPPSPPREPGILATAMKESWVEDLEKAENRLQDNVSVVRNEIRAFFHYCREKLDARERQLMAQLDDNCQKISSHLNVQRTKLLASESPSKRSLFSISEAELGLLAKGASDNNSNDDEQEEKDDFEIDSPRLRDLGMDGGEVNMKGSEMNAIQRLPHRKKHLLRKIKNSPEINLSLADTEARKKFTQVVSNLGLVYAGKADPSRTVACCRPALVKARCTGKIKAIDKHGNECRKGRDDIVAFLEAPSGNVSKCNIADCRNGTYNVTFVPNELGRHRLHVKVSGVPLKPGPLEVHARFVRIHVKSAFLGGSCIFTLEIPSDYELNWTSEDSSTECAATTLTPQMLGISVRDPENKETRCSIIGCTEKKMGVARYNVRFFPLKPGDHEISVSLHDGPTLVQQVVPVQEKEQIGSRGSKEGQMFSPTDVAVSPNGDIFVADTVENARIQKFATTGEYLSSFSVDHQEPSFLAVDSQQVVVLFQGRMEVMSYTHDGQKTGSFSIQNLTQPTDMALTSNGNIAVIDRHLSLLQLLNKNGKVELQVGKEGTKPGEFKEPYYICVTNENHIFISEHGNRRVQEIDAKGTYVKDLRSKDKMAEPGAVALTAGGHLLVFDEKEKKVQIINLDENRFSGCLSIDLLEPRTARMAATPDGFLVVLDMLNNCLWRYRIPFEY